One stretch of Chitinophaga pendula DNA includes these proteins:
- a CDS encoding ABC transporter ATP-binding protein — MSFLQVVAAEQKQGEQYVLQDISFTQLPLQHIAIAGETGSGKSTLMKAIGGLVQLDAGQVLFEGNKVKGPLDVLIPGHPGIAYLSQHFELRHNYYVEEVLSYADKLPVGEAEKVYEVCRISHLLQRRTEQVSGGEKQRIALARLLVTNPRLLLLDEPYSNLDMIHKGILKSVIADVSERLGTTCILVSHDPLDILSWAELLLIMRAGKVVQQGAPQVLYHQPVDEYVAALLGIYNLIDTALIAGLPAGKRLFLRPEQLRVVSKAKGVLAGKATRITWYGSYEEVQVNVGELSLVVRTPVGVVKKGGMVYLGIPEEDHWFL; from the coding sequence ATGAGTTTTTTACAGGTAGTAGCCGCGGAGCAAAAGCAGGGGGAGCAGTATGTATTGCAGGATATCAGTTTTACGCAATTGCCATTGCAGCATATTGCCATTGCTGGTGAGACGGGTTCGGGTAAGAGTACGTTGATGAAAGCGATCGGCGGGTTGGTGCAACTGGATGCCGGGCAGGTATTGTTTGAAGGTAACAAGGTGAAGGGGCCGCTGGATGTGTTGATACCCGGTCATCCGGGGATCGCTTACCTGTCGCAGCATTTTGAGTTGCGGCATAATTACTATGTGGAAGAGGTATTGTCTTATGCCGATAAATTGCCGGTAGGGGAAGCGGAGAAAGTTTATGAGGTATGCCGGATCAGTCATTTACTGCAGCGTCGTACGGAGCAGGTATCGGGTGGAGAGAAGCAGCGTATTGCGCTGGCGCGGCTGCTGGTGACCAATCCCAGGTTGTTGTTGCTCGATGAGCCATACTCCAACCTGGATATGATCCATAAAGGTATTCTGAAGTCGGTGATCGCCGATGTCAGCGAACGGTTGGGTACGACCTGTATATTGGTATCTCATGATCCGCTGGACATACTTTCCTGGGCGGAGTTGTTGTTGATTATGCGGGCGGGTAAGGTGGTACAGCAGGGGGCCCCCCAGGTGTTGTATCATCAGCCAGTGGATGAGTATGTAGCGGCATTACTGGGTATTTACAACCTGATCGATACGGCACTCATCGCGGGATTGCCGGCGGGGAAACGGCTGTTCCTGCGTCCGGAGCAGCTGCGGGTGGTATCCAAAGCGAAAGGTGTACTGGCAGGTAAGGCGACGCGGATCACCTGGTATGGCAGTTATGAGGAAGTGCAGGTGAATGTGGGGGAACTATCGCTGGTGGTGCGGACACCGGTAGGCGTGGTAAAAAAGGGTGGTATGGTGTACCTTGGTATTCCGGAAGAGGATCATTGGTTCCTGTAG